The Coregonus clupeaformis isolate EN_2021a chromosome 13, ASM2061545v1, whole genome shotgun sequence genome includes a region encoding these proteins:
- the rangrf gene encoding ran guanine nucleotide release factor has translation MQNATMVRPLFGGALSATIPHSAKDISELREIPDNQEVFAHDHTDQSIIVELLELQSHVQNGDAARYHFEDVAGSNKASAPGTSEVRAVVALPKSDLSLEECSSAFLLTGTQCVAKFNEEAKNTVTIYLGLFRLPQFSTDVLVTFNDPLSISPGSSSAVGIGGEQQEDTEPWTLQDFQHLLQSLRLHDPGVFG, from the exons ATGCAGAATGCCACAATGGTTCGTCCTCTATTTGGAGGAGCCCTGTCAGCCACCATCCCTCACAGTGCCAAAGACATCAG TGAGTTGAGGGAGATTCCAGACAACCAGGAGGTTTTTGCCCACGACCACACTGACCAGAGCATCATCGTGGAGCTACTGGAGTTACAGAGCCATGTCCAGAATGGAGACGCTGCCAG GTACCACTTTGAGGATGTAGCAGGAAGCAACAAGGCGTCGGCCCCAGGGACATCAGAGGTCAGGGCTGTGGTGGCCCTTCCCAAGTCAGACCTTTCCCTGGAGGAGTGCAGCTCTGCCTTTCTACTCACTGGAACACAGTGTGTGGCCAAGTTCAATGAGGAA GCCAAAAATACAGTGACCATTTACCTTGGCCTGTTCCGACTACCACAGTTCTCTACGGATGTTCTAGTGACCTTCAACGACCCCCTCAGCATAAG CCCTGGCAGCAGCAGTGCAGTGGGGATAGGAGGAGAGCAGCAGGAGGACACAGAGCCATGGACGCTGCAGGACTTCCAGCATTTACTGCAGTCTCTCAGACTACACGACCCAGGCGTGTTTGGGTAG
- the LOC121579679 gene encoding uncharacterized protein LOC121579679: protein MTDSGAGSSLMPLRGILKNSHSSDEPELLVHNPDCPLRCQSSPVPLTQLQCHLSLGSNSASLSDTGMPLKGILRTSISSGATETQKDCNSSKFRKRQRWDEGNILATSCHSWLMPVSGSKEVKPGPHLCSVTMLDGGAGTSTSGEQICLCMSKRKKSQSWNEMSIMATQPPYTDNPWMKADDGFTASVDLFTRRSLSLRDDAGPSHSSTSTSYSQPPCSPLKPGKNSSASNQYPNRNQLDQPKDTSQHGMMGSSKQVIEAKAMATEESADIDLYVSPSFEQLRKAHFREDREVLLARRSIVKDDDEDEDTESTDYTVPMLNYCSCTSSGGGYAASMCKRTQTVDTEKEKTTPSDK from the exons ATGACAGACTCTGGCGCTGGATCATCATTGATGCCCCTGAGAGGCATTCTGAAGAATTCTCATTCATCTGATGAACCAGAGCTTTTAGTTCATAATCCCGACTGCCCCCTGCGCTGCCAG TCCTCCCCAGTGCCCCTGACCCAGCTGCAGTGCCACCTCAGCCTTGGCTCCAACTCAGCATCACTATCCGACACAGGCATGCCCCTCAAAGGCATCCTCAGGACCAGCATCAGCTCTGGGGCGACGGAAACACAGAAAGATTGTAACAGTTCTAAATTTCG gaagagacagagatgggACGAGGGCAACATCCTAGCCACTAGCTGTCACTCCTGGCTGATGCCGGTGTCAGGGAGTAAGGAAGTCAAACCTGGGCCTCATCT gTGTAGTGTCACCATGTTGGATGGGGGTGCAGGcaccagtacatcaggagaacAGATATGTCTGTGTATGAGTAAGAG GAAGAAGAGCCAGAGCTGGAATGAGATGAGTATTATGGCCACTCAGCCTCCCTACACGGACAACCCCTGGATGAAGGCAGACGATGGGTTCACTGCCTCTGTTGACCTATTTACTAG GCGGTCCCTGTCCCTCAGGGATGATGCAGGTCCCAGCCACAGCAGTACCAGCACCTCTTACAGCCAGCCTCCGTGCTCTCCACTGAAGCCTGGGAAGAA CTCATCAGCCTCAAATCAGTATCCAAACCGAAACCAATTAGATCAACCTAAGGACACCTCACAACACGGGATGATGGGCTCGTCAAAACAGGTGATAGAGGCAAAGGCTATGGCCACAGAGGAGAGTGCAGACATAGATCTCTATG TGAGCCCCAGCTTTGAGCAGCTGAGGAAAGCCCACttcagagaagacagagaggtgCTCCTGGCTCGGAGATCTATAGTCaaagatgatgatgaggatgaagatACGGAGAGTACGGATTACACCGTCCCCATGCTAAACTATTGCAGCTGCACCTCCAGTGGCGGGGGATACGCAGCATCGATGTGCAAGCGAACACAGACCG TGGATACGGAGAAGGAGAAGACAACTCCCTCAGATAAGTGA